In one window of Oncorhynchus kisutch isolate 150728-3 linkage group LG16, Okis_V2, whole genome shotgun sequence DNA:
- the LOC109878207 gene encoding bromodomain adjacent to zinc finger domain protein 2B-like isoform X11, which yields MESGERLASPAPPTARTSSPAASSSSSSSSSSPAPHSKSSLAPSPAASLGSTLSTSGRLYGVMSDQQPYTLSSAFPLVSHPAFGLYTTSSGRPEFGGLGSLGSLGSLGSLGMSAALAAHPQLGALTEWWRAAEAHSRGAAAFLPPFLGLPTMFTPHIQQNHSPLQAPSRTPSKNGQTPKGVNGAVNGSGVSSPTMQGSYSMNASPSLGASQAVKGPNSKARGPRSSPHSQSHTAELQLEKVPCKPKDKKPGKKPAEVAGVSDSESGSSSDSSSDGAISSDLEDLGGEEDDDDDDDDDDDDEDEEEEGKSEAWNSEKEKARRTKKKMKIGTLSSGMKEAQDNRNSLPHSLHSDPPTLVPSQHSPSTLSQSSPLSLQTSRPREEGLQQHLSVIQSTGLAASSKPLALLTQPRRETSSPSTVSASPIPLITSPKGRTTASPKPPKLLPSSPQHPPLSLCSSSKPLSVPSLARSVPLSSSPQSFPLLTSPMANSQQPKPLKTPGSGKASKRKLLEESLSQINEFRLKQSLLSQGQTFPAAQPKKQQGHKTSRKAAGVTSSSLPPPNLSSSESPCGGGRSTKLPPAPLPPPPQNNHSNLFLSSALLGLAAHPNGVIQSTTAQDAPLALITKPRKDSNKDLSRAGASLSLPVNLSTGGRVHSASSQGPPARPATSPSPATARGPRKIKAPKAPNLQVQAHALAPMAAWKGLSQSHLVQSLVDLFRGAEAGLPGLPGLPSSKDSDDSVEDDDDDDDDDLDDLEDDEEDSDDSLSDSDSNSDSDKDVSGGKLKDPKLKLPSSGSVSKREKTPLKLTKGHASLLSSTTNHTAASCSPLNLQVIKTPNIVTSSSALAYHNSPSSSYSLVTPPGAGKRKRVMDEQELRIPLELGWQRETRIKSASGKMQGDVAYYAPCGKKLRQYPDVVKYLSRNGISGITRDNFSFSAKIMVGDFYEAREGPQGLQWSLLKDEDVIPHILAMEGRRGRPPNSERQRGAEGGKGSRRRKGRPPNVGEGLGLGAEVPSPSEAKLLRKLEAQEIARQAAQMKMMRKLEKQAMARAAKEARKQQAIMAAEERRKQKEQMKLIKQQEKIKRIQQIRLEKEMRAQQILEAKRRKKEEVANAKMMEAEKRIKEKEMRRQHAVILKHQERERRRQHGMLMKAVEARKKAEERERLRQEKRDEKRLNKERKLELRRLELEIARELKKPNEDMCLADHKPLPEFSRIPGLILPGGAVSDCLMLMQFLRGFGKVLGFDVGVDVPTLGMLQEGLLNVGDSMGHVQDLLVRLLSLAVCDPGLPPGHKTKTMLGDHLTNVGINRDNVSEVLQMYMGAYCGQTDLAELALSLKTKAFQAHTPAQKASILGFLANELACSKSVVSEIDKNLDHMTNMRKDKWLIEGKLKKLRTIHAKRTGKRDASMGGEEAQPLGTPSSGLKRKRKAGAESDDDEDEDEDSDDLADEDDEEEEEEMKKAKKVETCDEDDGDQSTSVEELEKQIEKLAKQQHQVRRKLFEASHSLRSMMYGQDRYRRRYWVLPHCGGVFIEAMESGEAAGELENERERRRAAAGEVHIKEEPQEEEVQKKNPGGVGGEVRSVYTSVRSEEGKEEKKGSPNLFLLHPASLSKLTTLLDVAKDVAKEIREAKADLRPKYSPTPPSVTTTTKTTPPSDPANASLPAKPTSPCASTAPNLPCEEAKPGYPTSTSSPSSFSSLLSPPPQLFSPIKTSTLAPNPPQLQYLPSDQLLRVLTERSGHWFSLLPRSPCDDSSLTTSPSPGPGPLQSSPLPSSSLTRPRSPPASPALPLTPSAASASASPHHPAGFINYPLSALQVKAGGSLLSLSAFCGGWPSGMLSPSQLPFCSSPLPGHSGLSSVEGSANAPPSVSSKSESPVPPGEKLSSTVPSPAMMEVPKHSDHPTPRPIPEEMLSGWWRVSDIEELRSLVGSLHSRGTREKGLHRQMHKYMELIPQVCTKHRDAAMIELCELEESQVSVESVRGWCVEEQAMEMDIAVLQQVEELERKVTTASLQVKGWMYPEPQSEREDLVYHEHKPLPKHQPAAGGAGDKDQPEDKADHKAGGVVRHADNPLDIAVTRLADLERNIERRGEEEVAHGMKVWRKALGDVRSAAQLAMCLQQLQKSIAWERSIMKVYCQICRKGDNEDLLLLCDGCDKGCHTYCHKPKITTIPEGDWYCPACISKASGPSPKNKKPLSKPVAGGGGKKPTAAEAKRNGKQAGNSNGNVEVSEDDSASASGTPKKGGGAKEPPSRKRKGEESPAPSQAPPTPQSPSLESPVVCVKRAKTARDNNRDLGLCRVLLAELERHQDAWPFLNPVNTKGIPGYRKVIKKPMDFATIREKLVSSQYQNLETFIIDVNLVFDNCEKFNEDNSDIGRAGHNMRKFFDKRWTELLNEIN from the exons GTCGTTTGTATGGGGTGATGAGTGACCAGCAGCCCTACACGTTGTCAAGTGCCTTCCCCCTGGTCAGCCACCCAGCCTTCGGCCTGTACACCACCAGCTCAGGACGCCCAGAGTTTGGAGGCCTGGGGTCGTTGGGGTCCCTGGGTTCTCTGGGGTCCTTGGGGATGTCTGCTGCCCTGGCCGCACACCCCCAGCTGGGAGCTCTGACAG aatGGTGGCGAGCAGCAGAGGCCCacagtaggggggcagcagcCTTCCTCCCGCCGTTCCTGGGCCTCCCCACAATGTTCACCCCCCACATCCAGCAGAACCACAGCCCCCTGCAAGCCCCCTCCAGGACCCCCAGCAAAAACGGACAGACCCCCAAAG GGGTGAACGGGGCAGTGAATGGAAGTGGGGTCTCCTCCCCAACCATGCAGGGGTCTTACTCCATGAATGCGTCCCCATCCCTGGGTGCCTCCCAGGCTGTTAAGGGCCCCAACTCCAAGGCCAGGGGCCCCAGGAGCAGCCCTCACAGCCAGAGCCACACAGCAGAGCTACAGCTGGAGAAAGTACCCTGCAAACCTAAAGACAAG AAGCCCGGTAAAAAGCCAGCAGAGGTCGCTGGGGTCAGTGACAGCGAATCAGGCTCTTCCTCGGACAGCTCCAGCGACGGAGCCATCAGCAGCGACCTGGAGGACCTCGGAGGGGAAGAGGACGACGACGATGATGAcgacgacgatgatgatgatgaggatgaggaagaggagggaaagagcGAGGCGTGGAACTCTGAGAAGGAGAAGGCGAGGCGGACGAAGAAAAAAATGAAG atCGGGACACTAAGCTCGGGCATGAAGGAGGCCCAAGACAATAGGAACAGCCTGCCCCACAGCCTACACTCCGACCCCCCCACCCTGGTCCCCTCACAGCACTCCCCCTCTACCCTGTCCCAGagctcccccctgtctctccagACCTCCCGGCCCAGAGAGGAGGGTCTCCAGCAGCACCTCAGTGTCATCCAGTCCACGGGCCTAGCAGCCAGCTCCAAGCCCCTGGCCCTCCTCACCCAACCCCGCAGGGAAACCTCCTCCCCATCAACCGTCTCTGCCTCTCCAATCCCCCTCATCACCTCCCCCAAAGGACGCACCACCGCCTCCCCCAAGCCGCCCAAGCTTCTGCCCTCCTCGCCGCAGCACCCGCCCCTGTCCCTCTGCTCTTCCTCCAAGCCCCTGTCGGTGCCCTCCCTGGCCCGCTCCGTACCCCTGTCCTCCTCGCCTCAATCCTTCCCTCTCCTCACGTCGCCCATGGCCAACTCCCAGCAGCCCAAGCCTCTGAAGACACCTGGCAGTGGGAAGGCTAGTAAGAGGAAGTTGCTGGAGGAATCACTCTCTCAGATCAACGAATTCAGGCTCAAACAG TCTTTACTCTCACAAGGCCAGACTTTCCCGGCGGCACAGCCCAAGAAGCAGCAGGGTCACAAAACCTCTAGGAAGGCTGCTGGGGTGACGTCATCCTCCTTGCCGCCCCCCAATCTGTCCTCCTCGGAGAGTCCGTGTGGCGGTGGCAGAAGCACAAAGTTGCCCCctgctcccctcccccctcccccccagaaCAACCACTCCAACCTCTTCCTGTCCAGCGCTCTCCTGGGCCTAGCTGCCCACCCCAACGGAGTCATCCAAAGCACCACGGCTCAGGACGCGCCGCTAGCCCTTATCACCAAGCCCCGCAAAGACTCCAACAAGGACCTCTCTCGGGCAGGGGCGTCCCTCTCACTGCCCGTCAACCTCAGCACCGGCGGAAGGGTCCACTCGGCCTCCTCTCAGGGCCCCCCGGCGCGGCCCGCTACCTCACCCTCACCGGCCACGGCCCGGGGCCCCAGGAAGATCAAGGCCCCCAAGGCCCCTAACCTCCAGGTTCAGGCCCATGCCCTGGCCCCAATGGCAGCCTGGAAGGGCCTCTCTCAGAGTCACCTGGTGCAGTCTCTGGTGGACCTGTTCAGAGGGGCCGAGGCCGGCCTCCCAGGTCTCCCCGGTCTCCCTAGCAGCAAGGACTCGGATGACTCTGTTGAGGatgacgacgacgacgacgatgATGATCTGGATgatttggaggatgatgaggaggactCGGATGACAGCTTGTCAG ATTCTGACAGTAACTCGGACAGCGACAAGGACGTCTCCGGTGGCAAACTGAAGGACCCGAAGCTGAAGCTGCCATCGTCAGGCTCCGTCTCCAAGAGGGAGAAGACCCCACTCAAGCTAACCAAAGGCCACGCCTCCTTACTGAGCAGCACAACCAATCACACAGCCGCCAGCTGCTCCCCACTCAACCTGCAGGTCATCAAGACGCCCAACATCGTCACCAGCTCCAGTGCCTTGGCCTATCAcaactctccttcctcctcctactCCCTGGTCACGCCCCCAG gcGCAGGGAAAAGAAAGAGGGTGATGGATGAGCAGGAGTTGAGGATACCTCTGGAGTTGGG CTGGCAGAGAGAAACGCGGATCAAGAGCGCGTCCGGGAAGATGCAAGGCGACGTGGCGTACTACGCGCCATGCGGGAAGAAGTTGAGGCAGTACCCAGATGTGGTGAAG TATCTATCCAGAAATGGAATAAGTGGCATCACACGCGATAATTTTAGCTTCAGTGCAAAGATAATGGTTGGTGACTTCTATGAAGCCAGAGAAGGACCCCAG GGTCTGCAGTGGAGCCTGCTGAAGGACGAGGACGTCATCCCTCATATCCTGGCCATGGAGGGCCGGCGGGGACGGCCCCCCAACTCAGAGCGCCAGCGCGGGGCCGAGGGGGGAAAGGGCTCCCGGAGAAGGAAGGGCCGGCCACCCAACGTGGGAGAGGGTCTGGGGTTGGGGGCCGAGGTGCCTAGCCCCAGCGAGGCCAAACTCTTACGCAAACTGGAGGCCCAAG AGATAGCCAGGCAGGCGGCCCAGATGAAGATGATGAGGAAGCTAGAGAAGCAGGCCATGGCCAGGGCAGCCAAAGAGGCCAGGAAGCAACaag CCATCATGGCAGCCGAGGAAAGGAGGAAGCAGAAGGAGCAAATGAAGCTCATCAAGCAGCAG GAGAAGATCAAGCGTATTCAGCAGATCAGGTTGGAGAAGGAGATGAGGGCACAGCAGATCCTGGAG GCTAAACGCAGAAAGAAAGAAGAGGTTGCGAATGCCAAAATGATGGAGGCAGAGAAACGAATAAAG GAGAAAGAAATGCGAAGACAGCATGCAGTCATTTTGAAGCACCAG gagagggagaggagacggcAACATGGGATGCTCATGAAGGCGGTGGAGGCTCGCAAAAAAGCAGAG GAGCGCGAGCGCTTGCGGCAGGAAAAGAGGGATGAGAAACGCCTGAACAAGGAGCGGAAATTGGAGCTGAGGAGGCTGGAACTGGAGATTGCCAGGGAGCTGAAGAAGCCAAATGAAGACATGTGTCTGGCCGATCATAAG CCTCTTCCAGAGTTTTCCAGAATCCCTGGCCTGATCTTGCCGGGGGGTGCGGTGTCTGACTGCCTGATGCTGATGCAGTTCCTACGCGGTTTTGGGAAGGTGCTGGGCTTCGATGTGGGGGTGGACGTACCCACCCTGGGcatgctgcaggagggcctgctCAACGTGGGAGACAGCATGGGACACGTCCAGGACCTGCTGGTCAGACTGCTCTCCCTGGCCGTGTGTGACCCTGGACTGCCCCCTGGACACAAG acCAAGACCATGCTGGGGGACCATCTGACCAACGTGGGCATCAACCGGGACAATGTGTCGGAGGTGCTGCAGATGTACATGGGGGCCTATTGCGGGCAGACTGACCTGGCTGAGCTGGCCCTCAGCCTGAAGACCAAGGCCTTCCAGGCTCACACCCCCGCCCAGAAGGCCTCCATACTGGGCTTCCTGGCCAATGAGCTGGCCTGCAGCAAGAGTGTCGTCAG CGAGATCGACAAGAACCTTGATCACATGACCAACATGAGGAAGGACAAGTGGCTGATCGAGGGCAAACTCAAAAA gTTGAGGACCATCCATGCCAAGCGGACCGGGAAGAGAGATGCCAGTATGGGAGGGGAGGAGGCCCAGCCCCTGGGTACGCCCTCCTCTGGCCTCAAACGCAAGAGAAAGGCCGGAGCAGAAAGCGACGACGACGAGGATGAAGATGAAGACAGCGATGACCTGGCCGATGAAGAtgacgaggaagaggaggaggagatgaagaaggCGAAGAAAGTGGAAACGTGTGACGAGGACGATGGGGACCAATCAACTAGTGTGGAGGAGCTGGAGAAACAGATAGAGAAGCTAGCCAAG CAACAGCACCAGGTGAGGAGGAAGCTGTTTGAGGCGTCCCACTCCCTGCGCTCCATGATGTACGGCCAGGACCGGTACCGCCGGCGCTACTGGGTTCTGCCCCACTGCGGAGGGGTCTTCATCGAGGCCATGGAGAGCGGAGAAGCTGCGGGGGAGctggagaacgagagggagaggaggagggcggcAGCAGGGGAGGTGCACATCAAGGAGGAGCCgcaggaggaggaggtgcagaAGAAGAATCCTGGGGGCGTCGGCGGGGAGGTGAGGAGCGTCTACACCTCCGTGCGGtcagaggaggggaaggaggagaagaaaggtTCTCCCAATCTTTTCCTCTTGCATCCGGCCTCTCTCTCCAAACTGACCACGCTGCTCGATGTCGCTAAGGACGTTGCCAAGGAAATCCGCGAAGCCAAGGCAGACCTCCGCCCCAAATACAGCCCAACACCACCGTCTGTCACCACGACAACAAAAACAACACCACCATCCGATCCCGCCAACGCCTCTCTGCCCGCTAAACCTACAAGCCCCTGTGCGTCTACGGCGCCCAACCTGCCGTGCGAGGAGGCCAAACCCGGCTACCCCACCTCCACCTCGTCCCCCTCCTCGTTCTCCTCCCTCCTAAGCCCCCCACCCCAGCTTTTCAGCCCTATAAAGACCTccaccctagcccctaaccctccACAGCTCCAGTACCTCCCCAGCGACCAGCTCCTCAGGGTCCTGACAGAGAGGAGCGGTCACTGGTTCAGCCTACTCCCCCGCTCCCCCTGTGACGACTCCTCCCtcaccacctctccctcccctgggCCTGGCCCTCTCCAGTCCTCCCCGCTGCCTTCCTCCAGCCTCACCCGGCCCAGGTCTCCCCCGGCTTCCCCCGCCCTGCCTCTCACCCCCTCGGCAGCGTCGGCCTCAGCCAGCCCCCACCACCCAGCTGGCTTCATCAACTACCCTCTGTCAGCCCTGCAG GTTAAGGCTGGAGGGTCGTTGCTGAGTCTCTCAGCGTTCTGCGGTGGCTGGCCCAGTGGAATGTTGAGCCCCAGCCAGCTGCCCTTCTGCAGCAGCCCCCTGCCAGGCCACTCAGGCCTCAGCTCCGTGGAGGGCAGTGCCAATGCGCCGCCCAGCGTCTCCAGCAAGAGCGAGTCGCCCGTTCCTCCCGGCGAGAAGCTCTCGTCCACGGTGCCCTCTCCCGCCATGATGGAGGTGCCCAAGCACTCGGACCACCCCACACCACGGCCCATCCCAGagg agATGCTGTCAGGCTGGTGGCGGGTGTCAGACATTGAGGAGCTGCGCTCCCTGGTGGGGTCCCTCCACAGCCGGGGAACCAGAGAGAAGGGCCTGCACCGACAGATGCACAAATACATGGAGCTCATCCCACAGGTCTGCACCAAGCACCGAGACG CGGCCATGATAGAGCTGTGTGAGCTGGAGGAGAGCCAGGTGAGTGTGGAGTCAGTGCGTGGGTGGTGTGTGGAGGAGCAGGCCATGGAGATGGACATCGCTGTGCTGCAGCAggtggaggagctggagaggaAGGTCACCACCGCCAGCCTGCAGGtcaag GGCTGGATGTACCCCGAGCCCCAATCAGAGAGGGAGGACCTGGTCTACCACGAGCACAAGCCCCTCCCCAAACACCAACCAGCGGCGGGCGGCGCTGGCGACAAAGACCAACCGGAGGACAAGGCGGACCACAAGGCGGGCGGCGTGGTGCGTCACGCGGACAACCCTCTGGACATAGCGGTGACGCGGCTGGCGGACCTGGAGAGGAACATCGAGAGAAG GGGCGAGGAGGAGGTGGCCCATGGGATGAAGGTGTGGAGGAAGGCCCTGGGCGACGTCCGCAGTGCCGCCCAGCTGGCCATGTGTCTCCAGCAGCTCCAGAAGTCCATCGCCTGGGAGAGGTCCATCATGAAAGTG TACTGTCAGATCTGCAGGAAGGGTGACAACGAGGACCTGCTCCTGCTGTGTGACGGCTGTGACAAAGGCTGCCACACGTACTGTCACAAACCCAAGATCACCACCATCCCCGAGGGGGACTGGTACTGTCCCGCCTGCATATCCAAG GCGAGCGGCCCGTCTCCCAAGAACAAGAAGCCGCTGAGCAAACCGGTGGCGGGTGGAGGCGGGAAGAAACCCACCGCTGCCGAGGCCAAGCGAAACGGGAAGCAGGCCGGCAACAGTAACGGTAACGTGGAGGTGTCAGAGGACGACTCGGCGAGCGCCAGCGGCACCCCTAAGAAAGGAGGAGGAGCGAAAGAGCCCCCCAGcaggaagaggaaaggagaggagagccccGCCCCGTCCCAGGCCCCGCCCACACCCCAGTCACCCagtctggagagccctgtggtgtgtgtgaagagagccaagacagccagagacaacaacaGAGACCTTGGTTTGTGCAG GGTGCTCCTGGCTGAGTTGGAGCGTCACCAGGATGCCTGGCCCTTCCTCAACCCCGTCAACACCAAGGGGATCCCTGGCTACAGGAAGGTCATCAAGAAGCCCATGGACTTCGCCACCATCAGAGAGAAGCTCGTCAGCAGCCA GTATCAGAATCTGGAGACTTTCATTATTGACGTCAACCTGGTTTTTGATAACTGTGAAAAGTTTAATGAAGACAATTCAGACATCGGGCGAGCGGGACACAACATGAGGAAGTTCTTTGATAAGAGATGGACAGAGCTTCTCAATGAAATAAACTAA